CATGCCCAATCATCTGCATGTAGTAATTCTGGTAGGTCGAAGTCGATATTGGGTTTGTATGGTTCCAGTAGGCCTTTTGAAGCTGCGTTGATATGGGAAGTATTGGAACCGGCATGCCAGACACTTGCCTGGGGGTTACTTGATTCGGCTTCAATTCTTGCAAGAACTTCGCCTGATGACAATCTAACCCATTGTACATCTATACCGGTTTCTTCTTCAAATGCATCTATGTAGTATTTAGCTTCCTCAGTGTCAAATGCTGTGTATATTCTGAGTACCTGTTTTTGTGCCATAACATTGCCATTTGCACAAAATACTAAAAGCAGTATAATTAGAAAAACCCATAAAAATTTTTTCATTAAATAAACCTCCTATAGTTTTAAATAATAAATTATTTTTTAGTTGGACAGTTATACAATAAAGAAAATGATAATTGATCAAATATTTTGGTAATCACCCCCTTCTCAAAGATTTTAGAATTTTGATACTTCAAATGTAAGTTATTGAATAAATAATAAGTCTATTGCAATTATATTGACACAATAATAGACAATTTTCAATAAAGATAACACTGTTAGAATATAGCAAACCACCTCACAGTAAATATTGTATCAAATAGAAGTGTAACCTGCAAAAATACTTTTATTGCTTCGCTATTTAGTTTAATCAAATTAAAACCGGGAGTTTTTGGGTAGATAAATATTTAAAATTGTATAGATCGTCCATATTTTTTATTCAATTGTACTATAATAAAAATAAGTGATTTAGTTTTTTATAATTCATTTTTTTATCAATTTGACAGTTAATTTATTGTGAATTATTAAAGAGGAGGATTCCAATAGTGGGGATAAAAGTTGAAAAGGATAGTATGGGAGAAATACAAATACCTGGAGATAGATTGTGGGGAGCTCAAACCCAGCGTAGTCTGGAGAATTTTAAGATAGGTAAAGATAAAATGCCAATCGAAATTATAAAGGCCTTTGCAATTTTAAAAAAGGCCGCTGCCTTAACTAATTATGAACTTGGTTGGTTAGAGAAGAAATTTGAAGAAACAGGGTACGTTTCTCCGGACTATGTTTTACCGGACGGAACTGTTAATGAAAAATTAAAGAAAATTATTGAAGAAAAAGGTCACTTTTAACTTAATCGGAGTTTTCTGTACAATAGTCAAATAATTCAGCATTGGGAATATCTAACACTTTTTGACTTAAATTCTCACAGCTTTCTTTTTCAAAATCCAGAGATTTAACTATTTCTGGTTTTAGAAATACGCGAAGGTTTTTGTCTTCTGTCTTAAATAAAGCATTAATATTACCGGTTTGATTCTTTACTTTGATATTTCCCTTTCCCATAGTACAGCCGGTTGATATCTGTAGTCCATCAACAAAACAGGACATTGGTCTGCGGTATTCCAGCTCAGCCTCAACAGACAAATCAAAATATCCTTTTGCTTTTAAATTCTTGAGGGCTAAAAGACCCATTTTTATACCCAGATTTAGATAAGGACCTGCATGACCATGCAGTTTTATTCCACGTTCAATCATATCACCTAAGTTATCTTGATCTACAGAAAGTTTAATCATTTAACCATCCTCATTTGTTGCATCGATGTTTTAAGAATAAATATAAATTTCAATAAATGCTCGATACTGTTTTTATAAAATGTGTTACAAAAATTATATATGTAACACTAAACATAAAAATATTATCATAAAACAGGCATATGTCAAGTAATTTTGTTTTTAGAGATTTTAAATTAATAAGTAAGTAGTTGCAATCACAAATTTGTTGTACTAAAATAAAAATAGTTTAGTTTATTAAGACATGTTAAAACTAAACATATTTAAATTAATAGGAAGAAAAATGAAATCTACATTGGAAGAATATCTTGAGAACTTAGAGAAGAGATATCGAGCCCATTATAATGTAGAAAGGAATAAAGAAGTTGCAGGAAAAGAATTAGATATTTATGCAATTTCCGTTATAGAACATTTCCGCCATGTCTTCACAAAAAAAATCCAGATTGACCATTATCAGGAAAGAGAAATAATATTAGTCAAGGGATTAAAAGAGTATGTACATCTTAAAGACATCGAAACATTTTCCCATTTGCTTATAGAAGCTACCAAAGAACTTGTTACACCTTCTTTTGAGGTTATGTCCCACATTATTAATGGAATAGTTGTTTCACCCAAGGGTTTTTCCGAAGAAGCTATAAAGGTTGCCC
The Atribacterota bacterium DNA segment above includes these coding regions:
- a CDS encoding formylmethanofuran dehydrogenase subunit E family protein, which encodes MIKLSVDQDNLGDMIERGIKLHGHAGPYLNLGIKMGLLALKNLKAKGYFDLSVEAELEYRRPMSCFVDGLQISTGCTMGKGNIKVKNQTGNINALFKTEDKNLRVFLKPEIVKSLDFEKESCENLSQKVLDIPNAELFDYCTENSD